One part of the Nitrospinota bacterium genome encodes these proteins:
- a CDS encoding nucleotidyltransferase domain-containing protein, producing the protein MTTQEAINKMVETVASRFQPEKIILFGSHAHGAPGRDSDVDLLVVMHVEGSKREKAAEIDLALADRKLPLDLIVVTPEEIEKYKDEVGTIIRPAMRDGKVVYERAT; encoded by the coding sequence ATGACAACCCAGGAAGCTATCAACAAAATGGTGGAGACGGTGGCCAGCCGTTTCCAGCCGGAGAAAATAATCCTGTTTGGCTCCCATGCGCATGGAGCGCCGGGGCGGGACAGCGATGTTGATTTGCTTGTTGTGATGCATGTTGAAGGTTCAAAGCGGGAAAAAGCTGCGGAAATAGACCTTGCATTGGCGGACCGCAAACTGCCTTTGGACCTGATAGTGGTGACGCCCGAGGAAATCGAAAAATATAAAGATGAAGTTGGCACAATAATCCGGCCAGCCATGAGAGATGGCAAGGTGGTTTATGAGCGCGCCACCTGA
- a CDS encoding nuclear transport factor 2 family protein has product MAPNERVFGRESKNRLSEAAAPGLEGAQAALETFYFSFNNRSIETLRQVWRNDGFIQLNNPLGGIIRGIEGITGLYDRVFNGPARVWVEFYDIMEYISGDMAVFAGRERGEFSKGGVVIPLAIRTTRVFKYTQDSGWRQVHHHGSIDDAKLLDEYQKAVRG; this is encoded by the coding sequence ATGGCTCCAAACGAAAGAGTTTTCGGACGCGAATCGAAGAACAGACTTTCCGAAGCGGCGGCTCCGGGCCTTGAAGGGGCGCAGGCTGCGCTTGAAACGTTTTATTTCTCGTTTAATAACAGGTCAATAGAAACGTTGCGGCAGGTCTGGCGGAATGACGGATTCATCCAGTTGAACAATCCATTAGGTGGGATCATAAGAGGCATCGAAGGGATAACCGGCCTTTATGACCGCGTGTTCAATGGCCCTGCGCGGGTGTGGGTGGAATTTTACGACATCATGGAATATATCAGCGGCGACATGGCGGTGTTCGCCGGGCGGGAGCGCGGAGAGTTTTCTAAAGGTGGCGTTGTGATACCCCTGGCGATTCGCACCACGCGGGTTTTCAAATATACACAGGATTCAGGATGGCGGCAGGTCCACCATCATGGCTCGATAGACGACGCGAAACTGCTGGATGAATATCAGAAAGCGGTGAGGGGGTGA